The DNA region TGCATAATTTGAAGAAAACACATATTCTCAAATGTTTATAATGTCGTaagaatatttacagaaaaatcttGACACTTGAGTCATGGAAATTTCTAAAATGGAAATGTCGCCCTCAGTCCTTGTTGTCATTGCCGATCTGTAGGTGTCTTTGAAGACTCACCGTACCAAAACTGCTCTGGTCAAGGCTGTGAGCAAAATCGAGCCTCTTTCCACTGGAACGATGACTGGATTGGCCATCCAGTTCGCCCTGAACGTGGCCTTCAGCGAGGCTGAGGGAGCTCGGCCCAAATCTCCTGATGTCAGCAAGGTCCAATGTAGATTTCAGAAGCTTTACACAACCAGTTCAGACCATTCTACAATCCTGGTGGACAGTTTACACAACAAATTTGCTTTCACAGGTCGCTATCATCGTGACAGACGGGCGTCCACAGGACAACGTGAAGGAAGTGGCTCAGCGTGCACGTGATGCAGGCATTGAAATTTTCGCCATCGGTGTGGGACGTGTGGACATGACCACCCTGAAGCAGATGGCCAGCGAGCCTCTGGATGACCATGTGGACTATGTAGAGAGCTACAGTGTCATTGAGAAGCTCACCAAGAAGTTTCAGGAGGTCTTTTGTGGTAAGATGAGAGAGCCACCCATGTTTACAGTAAGAGGAGGGAGCAGAAAGGAGAGATTAGTCAAGCACAAATGAAAGAGAAGTTAGATGGCTATTATCCATGTCTTCATCACAGTGGAGAAGTTTCTGCTGGCCCCTTTGTACAGAGGGTAAGATGTCAGGACTATCATCTTTTATTCCAATTTATTGTGTCCTCTCTTTTGTCCTCTGTGCCTCCTCACTAAAACTCAAATAATGGACGGGCTAATTTCATCTATTCATGTCAAACCTCCTTAAAATTCCCGCTTCATGAGGACATTAGGGCAGAAACAATCTTTTGGAAGGAGATTTGCTCCTGTTCCTCTCTCAACTCTCTCATAATCGAGGAGCGAGACTGATCCATCTGTAATTACAGATTTATTAGTGACAatcattaaaactgaattagTGATGCCCTTCGGCGGTCTCAGCCTGCGATAGTATTCAGGGCTTTGTGCTGCTGGCTCTGTAGAAGCCTGTCTTATTGCAGACGTTTCTTCCAAGGGCAGAGCTGCATGACGGCACTTTTACTTCATAATGGAGACAAATGTGTACAACATAAAGAAATTAGcacaacatatttaaaaagtcatgcTGCGGCAGCCTTTTCCAcctatttgttttaaagatcCACTGGAAATGTGCATAATCCTTCACATATTAAAGGGatagtttgttctttttgaaGTGGAGTTATGTGGCGTACGTACATGAGCAGTTAATGACTTATCTGTAGCAGGCAACAATCTGTCTGGCCCCAAAAATGAATCTCATTTAAGAGTTGGCTTaagagagatggagagatgTTCAAAGAAAATCACTCATGGGCTAAATACCTCAGTATTATGACTCATGGTTTATATTTGGGTACGAAATTAAGGTACAAAgtgacaaaagagcaaagtaATAGTAAATGTCATAGAAAGACAACCTTCAGTGTCTCTCTACGTTTACCACTTTTGAAGGAGAGTTTTATCATCACTGTTGGAGCAAACACTCTGCATGTTAGTATTTGCAGAAAAACTAAGTCAACTTTTGTGAGTACATATGATGGCATGTAGGCCGCACACATTTCACAGTTGAGTGGATCATGCACTACATAGGAACACTTAAATCTTAGCTGTAACTTAATGGTTTCTGGTAGGAtgtcattttgttaaaaaaaacaatttcctaCATCTCTGATACTGGGCATTCACCATTTTGTCTAGTGACTGTCCAGtctgcagacattttatttgacaaatgcCCTATAACAACATATCTTCTTGAACCCATTAGATACAGCACTAACTTCACCAATGCTAAGTATAGTTAGCTTTGCTAAGTATGCTAATGGTACCAGAATAGGGCCAAACAGCTTCTTAAACTATCTAACCAGATCGACAAAGCTATTTTTTGATTACATATGGCAAAGACCATTCATCTTGCAATATTTTGGGCTATCCACAAGAAACCACTCAGGTGTCTCTTGAAGTAAAGACATTGACTACTCATGGACACTCTTCAAAACCTTGCTTAAGAACAAATACACAAAGCGTAATATCCCTTTTGAATGACTGCAGATTGCAGTGGATCATTAAAAGGCTCGCTGAAATTCaaactgacatatttttttttttttttacctcctaACCCTAATCAACAACCCCCGTGTGTGTGCTTGCACCTTTCCGTATGGTGATGTGTGCACTGTGtcctgtgcacacacacacacacacacacacagacccagTATCAGACCTGTGTGCCACTGGGGATCACGACTGTCAGCAGGTATGCATCAGCACCCCAGGATCATACAAGTGTGCCTGCAAAGATGGCTTTACCCTAATGGACGATGGTCGCACTTGCAgtggtgagtgtgtgtgtctgaacGTATTTGTGCCAGCTTAATAATAGTGCAATTTGATTAAGATTATCCCCTCGATGTATTTTCTGCTATCAACAGCTTGCGGCAATGCTGCGATAGATACGGTATTTGTGATTGATGGCTCAAAAAGCGTGCGTCCTGAGAATTTTGAACTGGTCAAGAAGTGGATCAACCAAATCATTGACAAACTGGATGTGTCTGATAAAAATACTCATGTTGGTCTTGTGCAGTACTCCAGCACAGTCAGAACGGtaagtttcagtttttactcTCGGTGCTGCCACAACAAGCCATTAATTTCCCTCTCATTTCGAGATTCTGCTGTTGTTAACACACAGGAGTTTCCCCTGGGCCGATACAACAACAAGAAAGACCTGAAAGAGGCTGTGAAGAAGATGGACTACATGGAGAGGGGAACCATGACAGGCATGGCTCTACGCCACATGGCTGATAGTGTCTTTAGCATCGCTCAGGGAGCCCGGCCTGGAGTGCAAAAAGTCGCCATTGTCTTTACCGACGGACGCAGCCAGGACTACATTGGAGATGCGGCTAAGAAGGCAAAGGAACTTGGTAAGAtggaggaaaaagaaatctACTTAATATAATAGTGTTGAAAGGTAAATGCCAAAATAATGCTACAATGTGTTTGTGCCTCACAGGTTTGAAGATGTACGCTGTTGGAGTGGGCAATGCATTGGAGAGTGAGCTAAAACAGATTGCCTCTGACCCAATTGGAGAGCATTACTTCTACACAGCTGACTTCAAGGCAATGAGCCAGATTGCCAAGAAGCTACAAATTAACGTTTGCAATGGTAGTTACCAAAATCgacaaactgaacaaatacTTATATTACAAGAAAAGCAAAGATTTAACCCTGTGCTTTAATGCCACAGGTGAAGACCCTTGTGAGTGCGACACTCTTGTAAAATTCCAGAAGAAAGTAGAGGATGCCCTACaagcactaaacaaaaaatatatcctTTATGGTGACTGAGagtgtaaaaaaatatgttgtgtgtgtaacGTCAATAATCTTTAGTGTGGCAGCTGTTACTGAGGAAAAGAGAATGCAAATGAGCAATTTTCATTATGGAGTgagatatttgaaataaatatctCAACAATAATAAAGTCAGAGGAAGCACAGATATGCAAGCAACTGTAGTGTCATGTTGAAACATGTTTGCTGTACATTTAGGCTTTAAAAGAAAGTACGAGAGTGCAACACTATTGgtggataacaggaaggctgaacatATTACAACAAAGTTGCAGTTTTATCCTTTTGAAATTTCGGTATCTGTTTGGCATCAACCATAGTGGATTTGGTGGCCTTTTGGAAGTCTCCAAGTTTAGGCAAGAGTTTACTGTCTTCAGGTAATACTCATCATAACTGTTGTTTAAAAGAAGCTAGCTGTGCTACCAGTGCTAATCTCTAAAGTAAGATGCTAAAGACAGTGTGTGAACTCCATAAACATGTTGcctttgtttaaaaatactaaaacccTGTTTTATAAAACGTACTCTCTCACTTAATAGTCTGACCTCACTCCTACTCCTAGGAATAATTAATGATTGTAATAATGAGTCGGATGTCTGTGTTATTGACTATCTCTGTTTCTGCCCTTAACAACATCTTACTAGAGAGTATGTCGAAGAGGATTGCCTTGCTGGAGAACAAAATTGTTTGAAGCCTCCCATGCAACTCATCTCTTATGGCTCTGCACACTCACCATGTTGCATTCAGTAAAATACTCGAGTATATGAATCCAAACTTCTGCTTGTGCCCTGAATTTCTCCAGATTCTTCCGACCAACTCCTGCCAACTCTATCCCTGATTTTTCTCCATCTCTCCTGGGACACAAACCTCAACTTACCATGGGGGACCAGCCTTTATATGCGCATGTTCTCCGTAGGTTGCGCTCCAAAGCCGGCCTGTGTGCTAATAAAAGTCTTCCCTCATAGGGAAACAGTGATGgttaactaaatgtttttttctttgtcacgGCCGGAAACAACCTCTGCCAAGTTAAATGAGGCAACTTCATCACCTTTGcttctctgtttttactttttgctacctgcctctcttttcttttctttctatttaaAAGGCAGCTTTATACCTATACCGGTAAATTAATATAAGATTTATATCTGACAGGAAGAATACAAAggtgatgtttattttgctaaataaagGTGATTCAGGAAGTTAACAAGGTTGTGGTCTTTATGGGTCAGAAAAAGTTATGAAGCAAACAAAGCACAAATGCACATAGTTCATTGTAGTTTCATATTATTTTAGTATAAAACAGGTCAAATTAAAATTGCTACAGTGTgtggttttaaaatatgtagTGGGCTCATGAGGACCAAAAATGCTGGATATCTTTGGGTTACCTGCTGCAGCTTAGCTTAATTGCACTATAAATTTGGATAATAGTCTTTAAGTGCTAAAGTGCTTCTCGAGGGGCAAATATctgtatgaaaacaaaacagaacattagCTGATTCCCCCCGTTTATGAAAGGATTCACAAAACTCTGATAGTGAAATGCCTTTAtgaaagaacaaatgaaaagatCAAAGTAGTGTTAAACAGAAATCCAGCAGCAAAAACTGTTAAGCCATgactttgattattttattatcatttaatattgaaagatcatttaaaaatgattagGGCAAAAATTTGCAAATTGGCTGCATGAATGACTGAAGTACATACAATGCAACTAATATGacacaaaataaagtaatatatagatgtatatatatctataaagCAAAACGGGTTGTCACAAGAAGATACCTAACAAGAGAGAAGTCAAAGAAACAAGAGGTGGGTTTTGATGTAGACAATATGGGTTATTGCCCAGAGCGGCAGAGTGGGCGGTACTTGGGACCATCTGATATATAAAAAAGGTTCTGTTGTATCTTGGCCCCCCAAGATTAAATGCCATTCATGTCAGTTCAATTTAGTTTGGCTAAACATAGTTTTATAATTCCATAAAGAAGTTAAATGTGACTCATCCAAGTTTTTTCAGAGTTGTTGTATAGATGCTGATGGTTGTGGGCAGGAAGcagtagcagtctgtattacaacAGCCTGAAGAAGCCGCTGACTGAAGACATGCTGTTGTTAAATATTAGTCTGTAAAGAACATACTTAGAGTTGTCTGTAATGCTcttattttatgaagaatccatCTTATTTGAATAGCGCTATTCATTCATGATATTTCgtttaaatatctgaaacattttagtgtaaagagagaaacagaagaaaacactgtGCTGCACTAAAAATCAGTAAATTAACTCCAGAACATGTCTTCATTCAGAGGCTACTTCagattcactgtaatacagacagCTACTGGAGAGCCTTTCTGTCTACGGCCATCAGCATTTACAAAACCTCTTAGAAGAAAATTGgataaaataatgagatacaataaatagatttttgaaTGTAATTTAAACTGAATCAAAGCAGTTTAGAAGTGAAAGCAAGTTTATAAGATACATGACATAACCAACAACTTCTATGCCTTTCCTTAAGCTAGAAAATGTTTAGTTGGATATTATCTAAAGCTTTGTAGAGTGTTAAACTAAGAAATGAAGTATTCATGAAAAGTTTCACCACAGTGACGTCACAAAACGGGCTCTAAAACATCTGAACACAAACA from Xiphophorus hellerii strain 12219 chromosome 13, Xiphophorus_hellerii-4.1, whole genome shotgun sequence includes:
- the matn1 gene encoding cartilage matrix protein isoform X1, which translates into the protein MTPTVPLFLLLLGLIGAQATFDQRMAAAMAAGLCKTRPTDLVFIIDSSRSVRPSEFEQVKVFLTNVINGLNVGPNTTRVGVVNYASRVKNEVSLKTHRTKTALVKAVSKIEPLSTGTMTGLAIQFALNVAFSEAEGARPKSPDVSKVAIIVTDGRPQDNVKEVAQRARDAGIEIFAIGVGRVDMTTLKQMASEPLDDHVDYVESYSVIEKLTKKFQEVFCDPVSDLCATGDHDCQQVCISTPGSYKCACKDGFTLMDDGRTCSACGNAAIDTVFVIDGSKSVRPENFELVKKWINQIIDKLDVSDKNTHVGLVQYSSTVRTEFPLGRYNNKKDLKEAVKKMDYMERGTMTGMALRHMADSVFSIAQGARPGVQKVAIVFTDGRSQDYIGDAAKKAKELGLKMYAVGVGNALESELKQIASDPIGEHYFYTADFKAMSQIAKKLQINVCNGEDPCECDTLVKFQKKVEDALQALNKKLESMSKRIALLENKIV
- the matn1 gene encoding cartilage matrix protein isoform X2 — protein: MTPTVPLFLLLLGLIGAQATFDQRMAAAMAAGLCKTRPTDLVFIIDSSRSVRPSEFEQVKVFLTNVINGLNVGPNTTRVGVVNYASRVKNEVSLKTHRTKTALVKAVSKIEPLSTGTMTGLAIQFALNVAFSEAEGARPKSPDVSKVAIIVTDGRPQDNVKEVAQRARDAGIEIFAIGVGRVDMTTLKQMASEPLDDHVDYVESYSVIEKLTKKFQEVFCACGNAAIDTVFVIDGSKSVRPENFELVKKWINQIIDKLDVSDKNTHVGLVQYSSTVRTEFPLGRYNNKKDLKEAVKKMDYMERGTMTGMALRHMADSVFSIAQGARPGVQKVAIVFTDGRSQDYIGDAAKKAKELGLKMYAVGVGNALESELKQIASDPIGEHYFYTADFKAMSQIAKKLQINVCNGEDPCECDTLVKFQKKVEDALQALNKKTREYVEEDCLAGEQNCLKPPMQLISYGSAHSPCCIQ